GCCACTCCATTAGTAAGGGGGGCTCCCATATCAAGATTTACTGATTCCCTTCCACTACTTTAGTTTTTCCTTGAATCCTAGACGTTAGGAGACGTTAGGATTTCGAGTTTTTTGTTGATCAGGCGACACCCGGATTTGAACTGGGGAATAAGGATTTGCAGTCCCCCGCCTTACCGCTCGGCCATGTCGCCAAAAGGTTACAAACAAAAAAAGGAGAgtatctcccttttctttttcatttttagatCGGATCCATACCTTCAATTGGTTATAGTATCTCAAGACACACAATATCTAAAACTTTCCTTTCTTTTCTATTGAAAAGAAAATGTGGATTCTCAGTTACAAAAGTAAAAATTCAGGACAAATAAATTGGAACCATTAACTATTGACTGCAAATTTATGGACGATTCTTCTTCACTTGTCTTTTTCTAATGGTATAAGAAAATAAAACTGGATACATaactaaattgatttttttttcaataaaaaaaaactttcttaatttcaagtatattataataatataacagCAATTATCAGTCTATGTAAACCCCAGAGCATAAGTTGTTACACAGTTATAGTTATCTAATGAGGTATTTTATCTATCTAGATATGATGTCCATAGGGAATCAGCAAGAAATTATCGTGTTTCAATTTTTCATTGAatagattaaaataaaagaaaaatagaattttGATAGAGCACGCCATGTCTTGTCTCCATTAGAGCGTTATAATGGAATAAAAGAAAGACATATATAAATAGAAATGCTATATCTGCACCTGTTTAATAAATAGAAGCCCCTTTTCGTACGCACTTCAATCATATTCTAAATATtctactaaaaaataaaaaactaaaaagtGGGTAAAAACATCTATCTTCTCTGCGAATCGTTTTTTGAACAATGGAGTCCATGAAAAAATTAAGCGCTAGAAAAATCAACTCTCtccctatatatatattttatgattattttgtcttTATCTCAACGAACAGATCAAATCAGGAATTCCTTTCATTTTTCTGGTATTCAATCGGATTGGAATATGTAATATCAtcaaataatggtagaaattgaattatttttttttatattctataCAAAAACAAAACTCCATGCGGCTAAATGGCATTTATCAATTCTTTTCTGTATCTGTttgttataaatataaattaaaatttgagtATAATTTTTCTTCTTCCGTTCATAcgcatttcatatttcatacattCCACATATATTATATGGTATATGGAGTTAGATAAAATTTCATGTGATTCAGTAAAcagaatagaaattcaattccaTCATTATTAGATCGATTCGTAGGATTCGATGAAGAATGAAAAAAGAATGGGATTTTTTTGAGAAATGGGAAATTCAAAATGCTCGGGGATGAAAATGGGGAAATGTCTACAATACCTGGGTTGAATCAGATacaatttgaaggattttgtggGTTCATGGATCGGGGCTTAACAGAAGAACTTTATAAGTTTCCAAAAATTGAAGATACAGAgcaagaaattgaatttcaattatTTGTGGAAACATATCAATTGGTGGAACCGTTGATAAAAGAAAGGGATGCTGTATATGAATCACTCACATATTCTTCTGAATTATATGTATCCGCAGGATTAATTTGGAAAACCAGTAAGGATATGCAAGAACAAACAATTTTTATTGGAAACATTCCTTTAATGAACTCCCTCGGAACTTCTATAGTAAATGGAATATACAGAATTGTGATCAATCAAATATTGCAAAGCCCCGGTATCTATTATCGATCAGAATTGGATCATAACGGAATTTCGGTCTATACTGGTACCATAATATCAGATTGGGGAGGGAGGTTAGAATTAGAGATTGATAGAAAAGCAAGGATATGGGCTCGTGTAAGTAGGAAACAGAAAATATCTATTCTAGTTCTATCATCAGCTATGGGTTCGAATCTAAGAGAAATTCTAGAGAATGTTTGCTACCCTGAGATTTTCTTGTCTTTCCTGAccgataaggaaaaaaaaaaaattgggtcaAAAGAAAATGCCATTTTGGAGTTTTATCAACAATTTTCTTGTGTAGGCGGGGATCCGGTATTTTCTGAATCCTTGTGTAAGGAATTACAAAAGAAATTCTTTCAGCAAAGATGTGAATTAGGAAGGATTGGTCGACGAAATATGAACCAGAGATTGAATCTTAATATACCTCAGAACAATACATTTTTGTTACCGCGAGATATATTGGCAGCTGCGGATCGTTTGATTGGAATGAAATTTGGAATGGGTACACTTGACGATATGAATCATTTGAAAAATAAGCGTATTCGTTCTGTAGCGGATCTCTTACAAGATCAATTCGGATTGGCTCTGGTTCGTTTAGAAAATGTAGTTAGAGGAACTATATGCGGAGCAATTAGGCATAAATTGATACCGACTCCTCAGAATTTGGTAACTTCGACTCCATTAACAACCACTTATGAATCCTTTTTCGGATTACACCCATTGTCTCAAGTTTTGGATCGAACAAATCCATTGACACAAATAGTGCATGGGAGAAAATTGAGTTATTTGGGCCCCGGAGGATTGACCGGGCGAACTGCTAATTTTCGGATACGAGATATCCATCCTAGTCACTATGGACGCATTTGCCCAATTGACACGTCTGAAGGGATCAATGTTGGACTTATCGGATCCTTAGCAATTCATGCCAGGATTGGTCATTGGGGGTCTCTAGAAAGTCCATTTTATAAAATCTTTGAGAGATCAAAAAAAGCACAGATGCTTTATTTATCCCCAAGTCGAGATGAATATTATATGGTAGCGGCAGGAAATTCTTTGGCCTTGAATCAGGGTATTCAGGAAGAACAGGTTGTTCCGGCTCGATACCGCCAAGAATTCCTGACTATTGCATGGGAACAAGTTCATCTTCGAAGtatttttccttttcaatatTTTTCTATTGGAGCTTCCCTCATTCCTTTTATCGAGCATAATGACGCGAATCGGGCTTTAATGAGTTCTAATATGCAACGCCAAGCAGTTCCGCTTTCTCGTTCCGAGAAGTGCATTGTTGAACTGGGTTGGAACGCCAAGTGGCTCTAGATTCAGGAGTTCCCGCTATAGCCGATCACGAGGGAAAGATCATTTCCACCGATACTGACAAGATTATTTTATCGGGCAATGGAGATGCTCTAGGCATTCCATTAGTTATGTATCAACGTTCCAACAAAAATACTTGTATGCATCAAACTGCCCGGGTTCGGCGGGGTAAATGCATTAAAAAGGGGCAAATTTTAGCGGACGGTGCCGCTACGGTTGGTGGCGAACTCGCTTTGGGCAAAAACGTACTAGTAGCTTATATGCCATGGGAAGGTTACAATTTTGAGGATGCGGTACTCATTAGCGAGCGTCTAGTATATGAAGATATTTATACTTCTTTTCACATACGAAAATATGAAATTCAGACTCATGTGACAAGCCAAGGTCCTGAAAGAATCACTAACGAAATACCGCACCTAGAAGCCCATTTACTCCGCAATTTAGACAAAATGGAATTGTGATGCTGGGATCTTGGGTGGAGACAGGCGATATTTTAGTAGGTAAATTAACGCCTCAGGTGGCGAAAGAATCATCGTATGCTCCAGAAGATAGATTATTACGGGCCATACTTGGGATTCAGGTATCCACTTCAAAGGAAACCTGTCTAAAATTACCTATAGGTGGGAGGGGTCGAGTCATCGATGTGAGATGGGTCCAGAAAAAAGGGGGTTCTAGTTATAATCCGGAAACGATTCGTGTCTATATTTCACAGAAACGCGAAATCAAAGTAGGCGATAAAGTAGCCGGAAGGCATGGAAATAAAGGgatcatttcaaaaattttacctAGACAGGATATGCCTTATTTGCAAGACGGAAGACCTGTTGATATGGTCTTCAACCCATTAGGAGTACCTTCACGAATGAATGTAGGACAGCTATTTGAATGCTCGCTTGGGTTAGCAGGAGTCTACTAGATAGACATTATCGAATAGCACCATTTGATGAGAGATATGAACAAGAGGCTTCGAGAAAACTAGTGTTTTCCGAATTATATCAAGCCAGTAAGCAAACAGCGAATCCATGGGTATTTGAACCCGAATATCCAGGAAAAAGCCGAATATTTGATGGAAGAACGGGAGGCCCCTTTGAGCAACCTGTTATAATAGGAAAACCTTATATCTTGAAATTAATTCATCAAGTTGATGATAAAATACATGGGCGTTCCAGTGGACATTATGCACTTGTTACACAACAACCACTTAGAGGAAGGTCCAAGCAAGGAGGACAACGGGTAGGAGAAATGGAGGTTTGGGCTCTAGAGGGATTTGGTGTTGCTCATATTTTACAAGAAATGCTTACTTATAAATCTGATCATATTAGAGCTCGCCAAGAAGTACTTGGGACTACGATCATTGGAGGAACAATACCTAAACCCGAAGATGCTCCAGA
The Gossypium arboreum isolate Shixiya-1 unplaced genomic scaffold, ASM2569848v2 Contig00219, whole genome shotgun sequence genome window above contains:
- the LOC128288441 gene encoding LOW QUALITY PROTEIN: DNA-directed RNA polymerase subunit beta-like (The sequence of the model RefSeq protein was modified relative to this genomic sequence to represent the inferred CDS: inserted 3 bases in 3 codons), producing the protein MLGDENGEMSTIPGLNQIQFEGFCGFMDRGLTEELYKFPKIEDTEQEIEFQLFVETYQLVEPLIKERDAVYESLTYSSELYVSAGLIWKTSKDMQEQTIFIGNIPLMNSLGTSIVNGIYRIVINQILQSPGIYYRSELDHNGISVYTGTIISDWGGRLELEIDRKARIWARVSRKQKISILVLSSAMGSNLREILENVCYPEIFLSFLTDKEKKKIGSKENAILEFYQQFSCVGGDPVFSESLCKELQKKFFQQRCELGRIGRRNMNQRLNLNIPQNNTFLLPRDILAAADRLIGMKFGMGTLDDMNHLKNKRIRSVADLLQDQFGLALVRLENVVRGTICGAIRHKLIPTPQNLVTSTPLTTTYESFFGLHPLSQVLDRTNPLTQIVHGRKLSYLGPGGLTGRTANFRIRDIHPSHYGRICPIDTSEGINVGLIGSLAIHARIGHWGSLESPFYKIFERSKKAQMLYLSPSRDEYYMVAAGNSLALNQGIQEEQVVPARYRQEFLTIAWEQVHLRSIFPFQYFSIGASLIPFIEHNDANRALMSSNMQRQAVPLSRSEKCIVXTGLERQVALDSGVPAIADHEGKIISTDTDKIILSGNGDALGIPLVMYQRSNKNTCMHQTARVRRGKCIKKGQILADGAATVGGELALGKNVLVAYMPWEGYNFEDAVLISERLVYEDIYTSFHIRKYEIQTHVTSQGPERITNEIPHLEAHLLRNLDXNGIVMLGSWVETGDILVGKLTPQVAKESSYAPEDRLLRAILGIQVSTSKETCLKLPIGGRGRVIDVRWVQKKGGSSYNPETIRVYISQKREIKVGDKVAGRHGNKGIISKILPRQDMPYLQDGRPVDMVFNPLGVPSRMNVGQLFECSLGLAGXLLDRHYRIAPFDERYEQEASRKLVFSELYQASKQTANPWVFEPEYPGKSRIFDGRTGGPFEQPVIIGKPYILKLIHQVDDKIHGRSSGHYALVTQQPLRGRSKQGGQRVGEMEVWALEGFGVAHILQEMLTYKSDHIRARQEVLGTTIIGGTIPKPEDAPESFRLLVRELRSLALELNHFLVSEKNFQINRKEA